In one Pasteuria penetrans genomic region, the following are encoded:
- the acpP gene encoding acyl carrier protein yields the protein MVDSSSILERVRKVIVASLNVKSEVVVPTAKVDDDLGADSLDHVDLMMELEDEFGIEITDEDAEKIVTVQDIVDYIRENAKEK from the coding sequence ATGGTTGATAGTTCAAGTATCTTAGAGCGGGTTCGTAAGGTGATCGTTGCTAGTCTGAATGTGAAATCGGAGGTGGTGGTTCCTACGGCCAAGGTTGATGACGACCTAGGTGCGGATTCCCTCGACCATGTGGATTTGATGATGGAATTAGAGGATGAGTTTGGCATAGAGATTACAGATGAGGATGCAGAGAAAATTGTTACTGTGCAGGATATTGTAGATTATATCAGGGAAAATGCCAAGGAAAAATAG
- a CDS encoding diacylglycerol kinase family protein codes for MRLWACPVEFVGEKGKADVTKFVLSLQQAWQGLEYALRTQRNVRIHCIAIVCVSLFSLILSFTILEWLILLLTMGMVLGAELFNTSLEVVVDLVSPRHHPLAKAAKDTAAAAVLVAAGLAFMVGMGLAAPRFLSWIQYSDRPGFLFLLHGWFVLGLLVSTTLPLARVSWEFLGKRNHWWPNPWSTGFIALLSLPALYFFYYGYSGYGNSSVVILLVGWFLLGYRICRFTKDRWRSWWMGGFLGLLLVLLVGGSLEMGVG; via the coding sequence TTGAGATTGTGGGCTTGCCCCGTTGAATTTGTTGGGGAAAAGGGGAAGGCGGATGTGACAAAATTCGTACTGAGTCTACAGCAGGCTTGGCAGGGGTTGGAGTATGCCCTACGAACACAGCGAAACGTGCGTATTCATTGCATAGCCATTGTGTGTGTTAGTTTATTTTCACTTATTTTGTCCTTCACCATTCTTGAATGGTTGATTCTCTTACTGACCATGGGCATGGTATTGGGGGCCGAGTTGTTCAATACGTCTCTGGAGGTAGTGGTTGACTTAGTGAGCCCACGGCATCATCCCCTGGCTAAGGCGGCCAAGGATACGGCGGCAGCAGCAGTTCTGGTGGCGGCAGGTTTGGCCTTTATGGTAGGTATGGGTTTGGCCGCCCCCCGTTTTTTGTCCTGGATACAATACAGTGATCGGCCAGGTTTTCTCTTCCTCCTCCATGGATGGTTTGTCTTGGGATTGTTGGTGTCTACCACGTTGCCCTTGGCGAGGGTAAGTTGGGAGTTCCTGGGCAAGAGGAATCATTGGTGGCCCAATCCCTGGAGTACTGGGTTCATTGCATTGCTTTCTTTACCGGCCCTTTATTTTTTTTATTATGGATATAGCGGTTATGGGAACAGTAGTGTAGTGATCCTCCTGGTGGGATGGTTTCTCCTGGGGTACCGGATTTGCAGGTTCACAAAGGACCGCTGGCGATCATGGTGGATGGGGGGATTTTTGGGTCTGTTACTGGTTTTGCTCGTAGGTGGTTCATTGGAGATGGGAGTGGGGTAG
- a CDS encoding sporulation protein YqfD — MKRLWISMIPPWWYGTVTIMVEASTLPLWLTDIQREGFHLQRFQYPNEKKVTFQIPLPVAPSLVRLLRRKRVRPKIVKREGWPSVWKRLWQRKIFCFGAIASVTTLWGLFSIIWFIDIEGDTSIPPVYIRALLHREGIYVGQFRQNISDPQKILHRIQLQLPGVAWIGMRMEGIGAIVTVVEKRHIDNKVPKTAPMLDTQGDIVAKRSALVTEILTERGTPLVDVQDVVVPGQVLISGAYEVPDSSGQGSWVGARGRVMGEVWYTTEVEVPLRTESRVYTGRRQTRVIPYLLQKALRWPGWEFPYAQRSIRQRLQPIHLGPWELPFGWVEEEYWEMTPRVQKFSPSEAVQIGYEQACAAVEKSVGPEGRVLEGKILHQHVERGKVVVSVHFDATENIAVSQS; from the coding sequence GTGAAGCGCCTGTGGATCTCCATGATTCCTCCTTGGTGGTATGGAACGGTAACGATTATGGTCGAGGCATCCACCCTCCCCCTTTGGTTGACGGATATTCAACGGGAGGGTTTCCATTTACAACGATTCCAATATCCTAATGAGAAAAAAGTGACCTTTCAGATTCCTCTTCCTGTGGCCCCATCCTTGGTACGGCTTTTGCGAAGGAAACGGGTGCGTCCCAAGATCGTGAAGAGAGAGGGTTGGCCTTCGGTATGGAAGCGTCTTTGGCAGCGTAAAATTTTTTGTTTTGGCGCCATAGCCTCTGTTACAACGTTGTGGGGGCTTTTTTCTATCATTTGGTTCATTGATATCGAGGGGGATACTTCTATACCCCCCGTCTATATTCGGGCCTTATTGCATCGTGAGGGAATTTATGTTGGCCAATTTCGTCAAAATATATCCGATCCCCAGAAAATTCTTCATCGTATACAATTGCAACTCCCCGGGGTCGCCTGGATTGGCATGCGCATGGAGGGAATAGGTGCGATTGTTACTGTAGTAGAGAAACGGCATATTGACAATAAGGTTCCTAAAACGGCCCCCATGTTGGATACGCAGGGGGACATTGTGGCGAAACGGAGTGCCCTTGTGACCGAAATTCTCACAGAACGCGGCACACCCCTTGTAGATGTGCAAGATGTCGTTGTCCCGGGTCAGGTTTTGATTTCCGGTGCCTATGAAGTCCCTGATTCATCAGGACAGGGTTCCTGGGTAGGGGCACGAGGCAGGGTAATGGGTGAAGTTTGGTATACCACCGAGGTGGAGGTACCCTTGCGTACCGAGAGCCGCGTTTATACCGGTCGCCGGCAGACGCGTGTCATTCCCTATCTACTGCAGAAGGCGTTGCGCTGGCCGGGCTGGGAATTTCCCTATGCCCAACGGAGTATACGACAGCGACTACAGCCCATTCACCTGGGCCCCTGGGAACTCCCTTTCGGTTGGGTGGAGGAGGAGTATTGGGAAATGACCCCCCGGGTACAGAAATTTTCTCCCTCGGAAGCGGTACAAATCGGTTATGAGCAGGCCTGCGCAGCAGTGGAAAAATCTGTGGGGCCGGAGGGAAGGGTCTTAGAAGGAAAGATTTTGCACCAACATGTGGAGCGTGGTAAAGTTGTAGTAAGCGTACATTTTGATGCAACGGAAAATATAGCTGTATCACAATCTTAA
- the rnc gene encoding ribonuclease III, which yields MNWEELEGKLGFPLTSRSLFQQAFTHASYAHERKQSVPDNERLEFLGDAVLDLAVSEYLYHRYPQMSEGELTRTRARVVCESSLAMFARNLSLGDYVRLGKGEELTGGRKRHALLADLFEAFVGALYLDKGLGGVRGFLRRLVLSELNDDWLLQRMDAKSQLQEMVQQEYNSPLEYCTVDTQGPAHHRHFVVEVYLEGRCLGKGTGHSKKEAEQRAAMAAVQVWCNKKLGQV from the coding sequence ATGAATTGGGAGGAGTTGGAGGGTAAGTTGGGCTTCCCCCTGACGAGTCGGTCCCTGTTTCAGCAGGCGTTTACTCATGCTTCCTACGCGCATGAGCGAAAACAGTCGGTTCCGGACAATGAGCGTTTGGAGTTCCTCGGCGATGCAGTTCTCGATCTAGCAGTTTCCGAGTATCTGTATCATCGGTATCCCCAAATGAGTGAGGGTGAATTGACAAGAACACGGGCACGTGTGGTGTGTGAGTCCTCTCTGGCTATGTTTGCTCGTAACCTTTCCCTAGGTGATTATGTACGACTGGGCAAGGGGGAGGAGCTTACAGGGGGAAGAAAACGGCACGCGCTGTTGGCAGATTTGTTTGAAGCTTTTGTTGGTGCACTTTATTTGGACAAAGGTTTAGGCGGCGTACGCGGTTTTTTGCGACGTTTGGTGTTGTCAGAGTTGAATGACGATTGGTTGTTGCAGCGTATGGACGCAAAGAGTCAGTTACAGGAAATGGTCCAACAGGAATACAATAGTCCTCTAGAATATTGTACGGTGGATACACAGGGACCCGCCCACCATCGGCATTTTGTCGTTGAGGTATATTTGGAGGGGCGTTGTTTGGGGAAGGGTACGGGTCACTCCAAAAAGGAAGCTGAACAGCGTGCGGCTATGGCCGCCGTTCAGGTGTGGTGTAATAAAAAGCTAGGACAGGTATGA
- the fabF gene encoding beta-ketoacyl-ACP synthase II has translation MGGMPSSVRKEGKRMNCTKHRVVVTGLGVVTPIGNDCATFWRHLRAGLSGVGPITQFDTANQSVHFAAEVKDFDLGAAEGIQGKLSKKEIRRTDRFVQFALAAAEEARCDAGLLVEKADPTQVGVMVGSGIGGLITLERNHEIMLQRGPRRVSAHMIPMMIGNMSSGRVSMLLNARGPSVSLISACSTGVHNIGCAFQALQNGDAKVIFAGGTEATICPLAFAGFSSMGALSKRNDSPTEASCPFSQERDGFVMGEGAGILVLETLEHAEQRGVGRIYAEVVGYGTTSDAYHSTQPAPHGEGAVRCMQRALESAGLQNEDVDYINAHGTSTELNDLVETQAIRRLFGRHADRLKVSANKSMVGHLLGAAGGVEAVATVLTLHEQVIPPTINYRVPDPECDLDYVPNQAIGTKVDVALSNSFGFGGHNATLVLRRFR, from the coding sequence ATGGGCGGAATGCCCTCTAGTGTGCGAAAGGAAGGAAAAAGGATGAACTGCACAAAACACCGCGTGGTGGTGACAGGGCTTGGTGTCGTGACGCCCATCGGTAACGATTGCGCAACCTTTTGGCGTCATCTGCGGGCTGGGCTTTCAGGGGTGGGTCCCATTACGCAATTTGACACTGCTAACCAGTCGGTTCATTTTGCCGCAGAAGTGAAAGATTTCGATCTTGGTGCAGCGGAGGGTATACAGGGGAAGTTGAGTAAGAAGGAAATTCGACGTACCGACCGTTTTGTGCAGTTTGCTTTGGCTGCGGCAGAGGAGGCCCGATGCGATGCCGGTCTGCTGGTGGAGAAGGCGGATCCTACGCAGGTAGGTGTTATGGTTGGTTCGGGTATCGGTGGGTTGATTACCCTGGAACGGAATCATGAAATCATGCTACAAAGGGGACCCAGACGTGTGAGTGCCCATATGATCCCCATGATGATCGGTAATATGTCTTCCGGTAGAGTTTCCATGCTGTTGAATGCCAGAGGGCCCAGTGTTTCCCTCATTTCTGCTTGTTCTACTGGTGTTCACAACATTGGGTGTGCTTTTCAGGCCCTGCAAAATGGTGATGCCAAGGTAATATTTGCCGGGGGTACGGAGGCTACGATCTGCCCGCTTGCTTTTGCTGGTTTTTCCTCCATGGGGGCCCTGTCCAAGCGTAATGACAGTCCCACGGAGGCTAGTTGTCCGTTTTCCCAGGAGCGGGATGGTTTTGTTATGGGTGAGGGTGCAGGCATTCTTGTTTTGGAAACATTGGAGCACGCCGAGCAGCGGGGCGTGGGGAGGATTTATGCCGAGGTGGTGGGTTATGGTACAACCTCAGATGCCTATCATAGTACACAACCAGCCCCCCATGGTGAGGGTGCAGTACGTTGTATGCAAAGAGCACTTGAGTCTGCGGGATTACAGAACGAGGACGTAGATTATATCAATGCCCATGGTACGTCAACAGAGTTGAATGATCTTGTTGAAACACAAGCTATCCGCAGGCTGTTCGGCAGGCATGCGGATCGGTTGAAGGTGAGTGCCAATAAATCGATGGTGGGCCATCTGCTGGGAGCAGCGGGTGGTGTAGAAGCGGTTGCGACAGTTTTGACGCTGCACGAGCAGGTGATTCCGCCCACAATCAACTATCGTGTTCCCGATCCGGAATGCGATTTGGACTATGTCCCCAACCAAGCGATTGGGACAAAGGTGGATGTTGCGTTATCGAATTCCTTTGGTTTTGGGGGCCATAATGCCACACTGGTATTGCGGCGCTTTCGATGA
- a CDS encoding PhoH family protein, which yields MLRVPLQGPAEALQLFGPQDSFLRALQAETDVTIVSRGGELLLRGETEEVQRVAKLFQILLEWVQQGIELQVHDAIYALQLVKENREKELFSLLEEVLDVSVKDKPVRARTLGQLRYVRAVRAHEITFGIGPAGTGKTFLAVSLAVSAYRARYIRRIVLTRPAVEAGERLGFLPGALQEKVDPYLRPLYDVLNALLGADTVPRMMDRGTIEIAPLAYMRGRTLEEAFVILDEAQNTTPEQMKMFLTRLGSGSKMVITGDITQVDLPRGQKSGLIEAQEILAAVEGIEFVILGTMDVVRHRLVRRIADAYAAAAQRLDPSDRRAGKGL from the coding sequence ATGTTGCGTGTTCCGCTCCAGGGGCCCGCTGAGGCACTGCAATTGTTTGGACCGCAAGATTCTTTTCTGCGCGCGTTGCAGGCGGAAACGGATGTTACCATTGTTTCTCGCGGTGGGGAATTGTTGCTGCGTGGTGAAACGGAGGAAGTACAGAGGGTAGCGAAGCTCTTCCAAATTCTTCTGGAGTGGGTCCAGCAGGGGATCGAGTTGCAGGTCCACGATGCCATTTATGCCCTTCAATTGGTGAAGGAAAATCGCGAAAAGGAATTGTTTTCATTATTGGAGGAAGTGCTGGACGTATCGGTGAAAGATAAACCTGTACGGGCACGTACGCTGGGACAGTTGCGTTATGTTCGTGCTGTGAGGGCTCATGAAATTACCTTTGGGATAGGTCCGGCCGGCACAGGGAAAACCTTCCTTGCTGTCTCCCTTGCCGTATCCGCCTACCGGGCTCGGTATATTCGTCGGATTGTGCTGACGAGGCCTGCTGTAGAAGCGGGGGAGAGACTGGGTTTCTTGCCCGGTGCTCTGCAGGAAAAGGTGGATCCCTATCTTCGTCCCTTGTACGATGTTTTGAACGCTCTATTGGGTGCGGATACCGTCCCGCGTATGATGGACAGGGGAACGATTGAGATTGCTCCCCTGGCTTACATGCGTGGGCGCACGTTAGAGGAGGCCTTTGTCATTTTGGATGAGGCTCAAAATACGACACCTGAGCAGATGAAGATGTTTCTGACCCGTTTGGGTTCAGGCTCAAAGATGGTGATCACAGGAGATATAACGCAAGTGGATCTTCCTCGTGGTCAGAAATCGGGTTTGATAGAGGCCCAAGAGATTTTAGCGGCGGTGGAGGGGATTGAATTTGTGATCCTAGGGACGATGGATGTAGTTCGGCATAGGCTTGTGCGCCGGATCGCGGACGCTTATGCTGCTGCCGCACAACGGTTGGATCCATCGGATCGTCGCGCGGGGAAGGGATTGTAG
- a CDS encoding Rqc2 family fibronectin-binding protein, whose translation MSFDGVVTRAVVHECRSLVSGRIVRIQQLSDWEVVLRIRVRGENHSVLFCIHPVYARFHSVGGSISNLPEPPTFCMVLRKQLEGAILLDVCQVGLERIVHWKIGSRDELGNVLHRLLVMEIMGRHSNLILVDPVNGTIIDGLHRVSATVSRYRQVYPGAVYRDPPAQDKVDPLTVGERDFLAGFDYNRGQLHKQLVERFFGIGPLLAQALVHQGGVGPREQLWGVFSRCVEEIRNHRYIPTQVVGERRTFFHVFPLPQVKGRHRTFSTMSECLQISHYGAADRERLRGQVSFLLQVLERIENRNRRKMEQFAALLEESEEMEQQRLYGELLMANLHRAPPRGSKEMSVENYHDPERREITIPLEPSLSPNENAQRYFRRYKKMQRGVAWHQQQWEAARKENQYIESVVVQLEQGGIEQFTSVQEELVEAGLLRAPRKNRKRSKQKKTVPVPLAVESSDGTLIHVGRNNKQNDYLTHRLAHGKETWLHAQNIPGSHVVIRSQAVSETTLQEAAMLAAYFSKARSGSRVPVDYVLVRYVRKPAGSPPGFALYEGQRTLFVTPDEEKIRQWLS comes from the coding sequence GTGTCCTTTGATGGTGTAGTGACCCGGGCTGTGGTGCACGAGTGTCGTTCCCTTGTCTCCGGTCGGATTGTTCGCATTCAGCAATTGAGTGATTGGGAGGTTGTACTGCGCATACGGGTGCGGGGGGAAAACCACAGTGTGTTGTTTTGTATTCACCCTGTATATGCCCGTTTTCATTCAGTTGGGGGATCCATTTCCAATCTTCCAGAACCTCCTACCTTTTGTATGGTTTTGCGTAAGCAGTTGGAGGGTGCCATTTTGTTGGATGTTTGCCAAGTGGGTTTGGAACGCATCGTTCATTGGAAGATTGGTTCGCGGGATGAATTGGGGAATGTCCTACATAGATTGCTTGTGATGGAGATTATGGGTCGACATAGTAATTTGATCCTGGTGGATCCAGTGAACGGTACTATCATCGATGGTTTGCATCGTGTGTCCGCCACCGTGAGTCGTTATCGGCAAGTATACCCAGGTGCGGTTTATCGTGATCCTCCTGCCCAAGACAAGGTGGATCCCCTTACGGTGGGGGAGAGGGACTTCCTTGCCGGATTCGATTACAATCGGGGGCAGTTGCACAAACAGTTAGTGGAGCGTTTTTTCGGTATAGGTCCCCTACTGGCACAGGCATTGGTCCATCAGGGGGGCGTAGGTCCAAGGGAACAGCTATGGGGGGTTTTTTCCCGGTGTGTGGAGGAGATACGGAATCATAGGTACATTCCTACACAAGTTGTGGGGGAGAGACGAACTTTTTTCCATGTTTTCCCTTTACCGCAAGTGAAGGGTAGGCATAGGACATTTTCAACGATGAGCGAGTGTTTACAGATTTCCCATTATGGTGCGGCTGATCGGGAGCGACTGCGGGGACAAGTGTCTTTTCTTCTGCAAGTACTGGAGAGAATTGAGAACCGTAATCGACGTAAGATGGAGCAATTTGCAGCCCTCCTGGAGGAGTCAGAGGAAATGGAGCAGCAACGTTTGTATGGTGAGTTGCTGATGGCTAATTTACATCGTGCTCCTCCGAGGGGATCAAAGGAAATGAGTGTGGAGAATTACCATGATCCAGAACGTAGGGAGATTACTATACCCTTGGAACCCTCCCTCTCCCCCAATGAAAACGCACAGCGTTATTTTCGTCGTTATAAAAAAATGCAGCGTGGTGTTGCTTGGCACCAGCAACAATGGGAGGCAGCACGAAAGGAAAATCAGTATATTGAATCAGTGGTTGTGCAATTGGAGCAAGGAGGCATAGAGCAGTTTACCTCGGTCCAGGAGGAACTTGTGGAGGCGGGTTTGTTGCGTGCCCCCCGTAAGAATCGCAAGAGATCGAAACAAAAGAAAACGGTTCCTGTGCCCTTGGCTGTTGAGTCTTCTGATGGGACACTGATTCATGTGGGGCGCAATAATAAGCAAAATGATTATTTAACTCATCGTTTGGCCCACGGGAAAGAGACCTGGTTGCATGCGCAAAACATACCCGGGTCCCATGTCGTCATTCGCTCCCAAGCTGTAAGTGAGACCACACTCCAGGAAGCGGCTATGTTAGCTGCTTATTTTAGTAAAGCGCGTTCGGGCAGTCGGGTACCTGTCGATTACGTGCTCGTTCGGTATGTCCGTAAGCCGGCTGGGAGTCCGCCGGGTTTTGCATTGTATGAGGGTCAGAGGACGCTCTTTGTTACACCGGATGAGGAAAAAATTCGTCAATGGTTGTCCTAG
- a CDS encoding HD family phosphohydrolase, giving the protein MEVFRRIRVMAWMKRVITTRVWHTHAGVRFGLYFLFVAFSCGLLLGHVNLDRHDFAVGTASPDSKFAPFTTIDFQATGAARKRAEQAVEPQYSRDDQKAELQKQRIDRLFRDLEVARNSSQTEQQKLRDIRTALDDFQKDVMAGYGELGEDTVGTHGELSKIVLHIPQDKLSRLRTRVRKMVGDLFAVGIRPENESQVHNRVPRIVRDEVHLNEDEKTLVMALIQQSLVPNEMYDEEETARQKRVARDRVQPIPLLRGQTIVSKGEIIKADQWKKLEQFGFLSPGLGSVIAVDAGLILLMVIIVSLLAGYVHRFHSFVARDNRKLLLLLLILSFTLLLCKVLALLVGPLRTNLLGYAAPVALCAMLITLLLDARLSLASVALVAILVGILFHNFSENPQFLFDLRFALAAFVSGAITTTILMRMIRQRGRILLVGIVAAVATWLPIVAGYLVVPADGSWTRDTMRELGESLLWGTAGGLTSAILALGFLPYLETLFGVLSPMRLVELCNPNHPLLKKLLLQTPGTYHHSIMVANLAELASEAVGADGLLARVGAYYHDIGKTKRPHFFIENQPPGSTNPHNALSPYLSRSIIIAHVREGVAILRDHRIPEPIRDIAAQHHGTTLLRFFYYRALQQASKGGDVSQEDFRYPGPRACSREAAIVGIADCVEAATRSLQGKATPARIEELVRKLVRERLDDGQLDECELTLKDLEKITRSMIMTLQGIFHTRIVYPSRPEGKKGG; this is encoded by the coding sequence ATGGAAGTATTCCGTCGGATACGGGTAATGGCATGGATGAAGCGGGTGATAACCACACGGGTGTGGCATACCCATGCGGGGGTGCGCTTTGGTTTATACTTTCTTTTCGTCGCCTTTTCCTGTGGTTTGCTGCTGGGCCATGTCAATTTGGACCGTCATGATTTTGCCGTGGGAACAGCTAGCCCTGACAGTAAATTTGCTCCCTTTACTACGATTGATTTTCAGGCAACAGGGGCAGCCCGTAAAAGGGCTGAGCAGGCAGTAGAACCCCAGTACAGTAGGGACGATCAGAAGGCCGAGCTTCAAAAACAGCGTATCGACCGTCTCTTTAGGGATTTGGAGGTAGCCAGGAATTCCTCGCAAACGGAGCAACAAAAGTTGAGGGATATTCGTACGGCCCTCGATGACTTTCAGAAGGATGTTATGGCAGGTTATGGGGAGCTCGGGGAGGATACAGTTGGAACCCATGGAGAGTTATCAAAGATTGTTCTGCATATCCCACAGGACAAGCTTTCCAGGTTGCGTACCCGGGTTCGTAAGATGGTAGGGGATTTGTTTGCAGTAGGAATCAGACCGGAGAATGAGTCCCAGGTCCATAATCGTGTTCCCCGTATTGTGAGGGATGAGGTCCACCTCAATGAGGACGAAAAAACCCTGGTAATGGCACTAATTCAGCAAAGTTTGGTACCTAATGAAATGTATGATGAGGAGGAGACGGCCCGACAGAAGAGGGTGGCCCGTGATAGAGTGCAGCCAATTCCGTTGCTGCGTGGGCAAACCATTGTCTCCAAGGGGGAAATCATCAAGGCCGACCAATGGAAAAAGTTGGAGCAATTTGGCTTTCTTTCCCCGGGCTTGGGATCCGTTATTGCGGTGGATGCGGGTTTGATACTCCTAATGGTTATCATCGTTTCCCTACTAGCAGGGTACGTACATCGTTTTCATTCCTTTGTGGCTAGGGATAATCGGAAGTTATTGTTGCTACTCCTTATTCTTTCTTTTACCTTGCTTCTATGTAAAGTCCTTGCCTTATTGGTAGGTCCCTTGAGAACGAATTTGCTGGGTTATGCGGCTCCCGTTGCCCTCTGCGCTATGTTGATAACCTTGCTCTTGGATGCGAGGTTGAGTCTTGCCAGTGTAGCATTGGTTGCCATTTTGGTGGGGATATTATTTCATAACTTTAGCGAAAATCCACAATTTCTCTTCGATTTGCGATTCGCTCTTGCTGCCTTCGTGAGTGGTGCCATAACAACGACCATCCTAATGCGAATGATCCGGCAACGGGGTCGAATCCTTTTAGTGGGTATTGTGGCTGCTGTGGCCACTTGGTTACCTATCGTGGCGGGTTATCTTGTGGTACCGGCCGATGGCAGCTGGACCCGTGATACAATGCGGGAATTGGGTGAGTCCCTCCTTTGGGGTACGGCAGGGGGATTGACGAGTGCCATACTCGCTTTGGGTTTTCTCCCCTATTTGGAAACCCTCTTTGGCGTACTTTCGCCGATGAGGCTAGTGGAGTTGTGCAATCCTAACCATCCTTTGCTGAAGAAATTGTTGTTGCAAACTCCGGGGACCTACCATCACTCGATTATGGTGGCTAACTTAGCGGAACTGGCATCGGAGGCCGTGGGTGCAGATGGATTGTTGGCTAGGGTGGGTGCGTATTATCATGATATTGGAAAAACCAAACGACCCCATTTTTTCATTGAAAATCAGCCGCCAGGTTCTACCAACCCCCATAATGCACTTTCGCCTTATTTGAGTCGTTCCATCATCATCGCCCATGTTCGCGAAGGTGTAGCCATTTTGCGGGATCATCGAATCCCAGAGCCCATTCGGGATATTGCGGCCCAACACCACGGTACAACGCTACTGCGCTTTTTTTACTACAGGGCCTTGCAGCAGGCGAGTAAGGGTGGGGATGTATCCCAGGAGGATTTTCGTTATCCCGGTCCTAGAGCTTGCAGTAGGGAAGCGGCGATTGTGGGCATTGCGGATTGTGTAGAAGCTGCGACCCGATCGCTGCAGGGCAAGGCGACACCGGCCCGAATTGAAGAATTGGTCCGCAAATTGGTAAGGGAACGCTTAGACGATGGTCAACTGGATGAATGTGAGCTTACTCTTAAGGACCTGGAAAAGATTACCCGTTCTATGATTATGACATTACAGGGAATTTTTCACACAAGAATTGTCTATCCGAGCCGTCCGGAGGGCAAGAAGGGGGGGTGA
- the ybeY gene encoding rRNA maturation RNase YbeY: MRGTVFSLPIVQQLKTRIESEEWEAWRSIPKAVEVAARRHGIQGLEVVIVGMDDGGIRVLNRDFRRMDCSTDVLSFPQWDPCEIDSLLPPMPLGDIVISIPRARQQAKLYGHSLGREFSFLAVHGFLHLIGFDHQTSEERIVMEREQRTILEIVGLPR, from the coding sequence GTGAGGGGTACCGTTTTTTCTTTGCCAATCGTTCAACAACTGAAAACAAGGATAGAGAGTGAGGAATGGGAAGCCTGGAGATCCATACCCAAGGCGGTGGAGGTGGCAGCCCGTCGACATGGAATTCAGGGACTGGAAGTTGTCATCGTGGGTATGGATGACGGGGGTATTCGGGTTCTGAACCGTGATTTCCGCCGCATGGATTGCTCTACAGATGTACTTTCCTTTCCTCAGTGGGATCCATGCGAGATTGATTCGTTGCTCCCCCCTATGCCCCTAGGTGATATCGTAATTTCAATACCGAGAGCCAGGCAGCAGGCAAAACTGTATGGGCATAGTTTGGGGCGCGAGTTTTCCTTTCTTGCTGTGCACGGTTTTCTTCATCTCATAGGGTTTGATCATCAGACCTCGGAGGAAAGGATCGTTATGGAGAGGGAGCAGCGAACCATTCTTGAGATTGTGGGCTTGCCCCGTTGA
- the fabG gene encoding 3-oxoacyl-[acyl-carrier-protein] reductase, whose product MDQQVAVVTGGSRGIGRSISTSLAKAGADVAIVFAQRQEEAEQTASKILSLGRKVSLHRADIANRDRVMEVVRTVLDAWGKIDILVNNAGMHKDNLLMRLHEEDWRVVLDVNLSGVFHITQAVLRSMVKRRFGRIINMSSVVALSGNAGQVNYASAKAGLLGFTRSLAREVAGRGITVNAVAPGYIATEMTGDLPEKQRQALLASIPVGRYGTPEEVAQTVVHLASPWAGYITGHTLRIDGGMAMG is encoded by the coding sequence TTGGATCAACAGGTGGCTGTGGTGACTGGTGGTTCGCGTGGGATTGGTCGCTCTATTAGTACTTCCTTAGCTAAGGCTGGGGCTGATGTGGCCATTGTATTTGCCCAGCGGCAGGAGGAAGCGGAGCAGACAGCGTCGAAGATCCTCTCCCTGGGTCGTAAGGTCTCCCTTCATAGGGCGGACATAGCGAATCGGGATCGCGTTATGGAGGTCGTGCGGACCGTGTTGGATGCTTGGGGTAAAATTGATATTTTAGTCAATAATGCTGGTATGCATAAGGACAATCTCCTCATGCGATTACATGAAGAAGATTGGCGAGTTGTGCTAGATGTGAATTTGAGTGGTGTTTTTCATATCACTCAGGCTGTCCTTCGTTCGATGGTAAAGCGGCGATTTGGACGAATCATCAATATGAGTTCTGTGGTTGCCCTCAGTGGGAATGCTGGACAGGTAAATTATGCATCGGCTAAGGCGGGTTTGTTGGGTTTTACTCGTTCCCTTGCTCGTGAAGTCGCAGGGCGTGGGATTACCGTTAATGCGGTTGCCCCTGGGTATATTGCGACGGAAATGACAGGTGACTTACCAGAGAAGCAGCGGCAAGCCCTGCTGGCATCGATACCTGTGGGCCGATATGGTACGCCGGAGGAGGTAGCTCAAACGGTAGTTCACTTAGCGAGCCCATGGGCGGGATATATCACAGGTCATACATTACGAATAGATGGTGGTATGGCAATGGGGTAG
- a CDS encoding YabP/YqfC family sporulation protein: MGIWKDMVFEVTEDVPRIEWLGTKQIRVESHRGLTRFSPNIIEMTSSLGRLVIQGEEMAVRSLTADDATVEGYISCVAYEGEGGER, from the coding sequence ATGGGGATATGGAAGGATATGGTATTCGAGGTAACCGAGGACGTACCACGTATTGAATGGCTGGGCACAAAGCAAATTCGTGTGGAGAGCCATCGTGGTTTGACACGGTTTTCCCCTAACATTATTGAAATGACTTCGTCATTAGGACGTTTGGTCATCCAAGGGGAGGAAATGGCCGTTCGTTCCCTAACCGCGGATGATGCAACCGTGGAAGGCTACATATCGTGTGTTGCCTATGAGGGGGAGGGTGGAGAACGGTGA